In a genomic window of Helianthus annuus cultivar XRQ/B chromosome 10, HanXRQr2.0-SUNRISE, whole genome shotgun sequence:
- the LOC110882597 gene encoding uncharacterized protein LOC110882597: MNFMSYNIRGILGEGKASQVREIRFANKISALALQETKVSMISNLAAFNFWGNRNCEHAFSASEGLSGGLVWIWDPKVFKANTVIQKRYYLVVKGIIVGCGEPINLVNIYAPQNTSAKLALWDELSSVIDQAIGKWVLVGDFNAVRSQEERRNSKFKPACSENFNNFIFNNGLLEYLMQGRKFTCIRDNGKNLSKLDRFLVCPEFFNKWPSVCVRVLPPRHSDHCPIILETVELNFGPRPFRVYNSWIGKLGFEESVRKAVEGFQYFDPPDLCLSSKFACIRSAIKN; this comes from the coding sequence ATGAATTTTATGTCATATAACATCAGAGGCATTCTAGGGGAGGGTAAGGCGTCTCAGGTTAGAGAGATAAGGTTTGCCAATAAAATCTCTGCTTTAGCTTTGCAAGAGACTAAggtttctatgatttcgaatttGGCTGCTTTTAATTTTTGGGGAAACAGAAACTGTGAACATGCGTTTTCGGCTTCGGAAGGTCTTTCAGGAGGGTTGGTTTGGATTTGGGACCCTAAGGTCTTCAAAGCCAATACTGTTATCCAGAAGAGGTATTATTTGGTGGTTAAAGGTATCATTGTGGGTTGTGGTGAACCAATTAACTTGGTTAATATATACGCCCCTCAAAACACTTCGGCTAAGCTGGCTTTATGGGATGAGCTTTCCTCGGTGATCGACCAAGCTATCGGAAAGTGGGTTTTAGTCGGGGATTTCAATGCGGTTCGATCTCAGGAGGAGAGGAGGAATTCGAAGTTTAAACCGGCGTGTTCTGAAAActttaataattttatttttaataacgGTTTGCTAGAGTATCTGATGCAGGGTAGGAAGTTTACTTGTATAAGGGATAACGGAAAAAATTTGAGTAAGCTTGACCGGTTTCTCGTCTGTCCGGAATTCTTTAATAAGTGGCCTTCGGTTTGTGTAAGAGTATTGCCTCCTCGGCATTCTGATCATTGTCCAATTATTTTGGAGACAGTGGAATTGAATTTTGGTCCTCGTCCGTTCCGGGTATACAACTCTTGGATTGGGAAACTGGGGTTTGAGGAATCTGTGAGGAAGGCGGTAGAGGGCTTTCAATATTTTGATCCTCCGGACCTTTGTCTTTCTTCTAAATTCGCTTGTATCAGATCGGCCATTAAGAACTAG